A DNA window from Polynucleobacter sp. AP-Titi-500A-B4 contains the following coding sequences:
- the rplK gene encoding 50S ribosomal protein L11, which translates to MAKKIIGFIKLQIPAGKANPSPPVGPALGQRGLNIMEFCKAFNAQTQSMEPGLPIPVVITAFADKSFTFIMKTPPATIMIKKAAKIEKGSPRPHTDKVGKITRAQAEEIAKAKMPDLTAADMDAAVRTIAGSARSMGITVEGL; encoded by the coding sequence ATGGCAAAGAAGATTATTGGCTTTATCAAGCTGCAGATCCCTGCAGGTAAAGCAAATCCATCACCACCCGTAGGTCCAGCTTTGGGTCAACGTGGTCTTAACATTATGGAATTCTGTAAGGCGTTTAATGCTCAAACTCAGAGCATGGAACCTGGCCTGCCAATTCCAGTCGTGATTACAGCGTTCGCTGATAAGAGCTTCACTTTCATCATGAAGACTCCTCCAGCAACCATCATGATTAAGAAGGCTGCGAAGATCGAAAAAGGATCACCACGTCCCCATACCGATAAGGTAGGAAAAATTACTCGTGCTCAAGCGGAAGAAATCGCTAAAGCAAAAATGCCAGATTTGACAGCAGCCGATATGGACGCAGCTGTTAGAACAATCGCTGGTAGCGCCCGTTCCATGGGCATCACTGTGGAAGGTCTCTAA
- the nusG gene encoding transcription termination/antitermination protein NusG — protein sequence MIDSEVASNPQATGNMRWYVIHAYSGMEKSVKKGLEERIARSGMPEKFGRILVPSEEVVEIKSGTKSVTERRFFPGYVLIEMEMTDESWHLVKNTPKVTGFVGGVRNRPSPISTAEVTKIMDQMQAGVDKPKPKTLFEVGEMVRVKEGPFTDFNGNVEEVNYEKSRLRVSVTIFGRGTPVELEFGQVEKM from the coding sequence ATGATTGATTCTGAAGTAGCCTCAAATCCACAAGCTACCGGCAATATGCGCTGGTATGTCATTCATGCTTATTCTGGCATGGAAAAAAGCGTTAAAAAAGGCCTAGAAGAGCGGATTGCTCGCTCTGGAATGCCTGAGAAATTTGGCCGTATTTTGGTCCCCTCCGAAGAGGTTGTGGAGATCAAATCTGGCACAAAATCAGTGACTGAGCGTCGTTTTTTCCCTGGATACGTCCTAATTGAGATGGAAATGACTGACGAAAGCTGGCATTTGGTGAAAAATACGCCAAAAGTGACCGGCTTCGTGGGTGGTGTCCGTAACCGCCCAAGCCCGATTTCTACCGCAGAAGTCACTAAAATCATGGATCAAATGCAGGCTGGAGTGGATAAACCGAAGCCTAAGACCCTGTTTGAGGTGGGTGAGATGGTTCGCGTTAAGGAAGGCCCATTTACTGATTTCAACGGAAATGTTGAAGAAGTGAACTATGAGAAGTCAAGATTGCGCGTTTCTGTTACAATTTTTGGCCGCGGTACCCCAGTTGAGCTGGAGTTCGGCCAGGTAGAAAAGATGTAA